aaaaaactttatgtcctccttcttctttttttttgtcgtatAAGCTTTTGCTTCGAAAGcctgttttggtttgtttgaccATAGAGAGACTGCGGCACCAGATGGTAACGTCCATAAAGCCAGACCCTTGActaaaggcttattctaatgCTACGTTTacaattatacattatacaaacataattatgGGAAGTatattcaatatctgccaataattcctcctaaatgttgcacactggacccTTTAATCGGAGACAGGAAGTTGACCAAAAGACGAAGATGCTGGGGTATTGTTAAAACACCAAAAAAGTGTTTCAAAGAGCTGGAAAAACACTATGAGCAGACTGCAAtaaaggatatatatatatatatatgtatatatacatatataagtacagtatatgtatatacatgtatgtatatacatatatatgtatacatatatacactgtcTTTATGTTGTGTAACAGCTCATTGTTAATTTAACACCACTATTTTCTTTGCCTCCAcgcatttattttctttaaaacatttatgccaaatttccttcccttttttatatatatatatatatgtatatatatatatatatatatatatatatacatacatatatatgtgtgtgtatatatatctatatctatatatatatatataggtatagatataaaagataaaaaaaaaagtcttaggGTATAAAGTTTAAGACCAAAATGTTGATTGCGTGGAAGATTATTTGTGGTTACATCGACGACGGCAATGAAAAAGTTGTTTTCCTTTCAGTCGATGAGAGACCGACAGTGGTCGTTTGGTACCTTGGTTCACAGACCAGGTGAATTTGGACTTGGCCGGGTCACAGAGGAGACAGGGGCTGCTGGGATTAGAGTCTCCCTCTGCAAAACACATCCCGTCGACGTTGCACGTCCGCTCCTGgccaacagaaacacagcagagcgGACAgagaggtttgtttgtgtgctcatattttacagtgttgtcttttaaatgttgacATGTTAACAGCATGAAATtacaacattataaaaaaaaaaagtttttccaAACTGTGTGCTTTCCATTTGCGGTCCCCTTTGCCAGGTAAGGAACAGGAAATCAGCTCTATATACACATCATCTGCTACATCTCTACGCTAATTCAATTTGTTCCTGCTTTGGCAAACACATGCAACCgtctctgtgtttgcagctgtggGAGCggatgtgtgtgttggtgacattttttttatttccattaatGTCTGTGCAAGTTTTTAATCAGCTCGCTCTGTGTTGAGAGGACGGGAGAAGCACTCTGTGTCTGGTTTAGTCGTTCTGCCCGGCGACAGACCCTGCGCCCCACGCAGAGCGTATAAAACACTTCACCACGCTGTTCCACAGAACACCCACTGCCTTGTAAATCTGTTTCCcatattcaaataaacaaacactgacagatcCAAGTTTTTCCCTTACAGTATCATGAGGGGAGGATATTTTTTCCCTTTAACTCAGCACATGACATTGATTTCAATACACTGTGGTGAAGATGAAGTTACCTTTAACTTACAGAGTCCTGAGCGTGAAGCCTCGCAGACCTGGCAAACGCCGTCATAGATTGTCAGCACCTTGGCCTGGCTGTACTGGGAGCCGTCGTTGGTCACCTGGTAGAAAAAGGACGTTACGGACGAGCTCGGACAAAAACAGTCGCCGACCGTCGCATGCGGGTGAATGAGAGAAAGCACCTTAATCTCCCAGCGTGCGTACGGTTTGTCGTCCATCATGAAATCCTCTGAATTGACCGCCGCGTTGCTCAAAGACGGCACGGCACAGTCTAAAGCCTTGGAGTTGAGGAAGGTGGCCTTTGTCCGCTGTTTTTCCCCGGCGACCCAAACTCCGTTCATGTGCTGTGGAGGCAGATCAGTGAAATTTATAAcaccataaaaacaaacaaacaccatcaTTAGCATCATTCTCACCTTCAGTCTGGTGGCATGACAGCTGAGATCAGCGGAGTCGACGAAGCCGAGCCCAAACACTCGGACGCTGCGACAATCGAAAGCTCGGATGTCACATAATCCACTGTTTTCCAAATCTGTTAGCTCCACGGGCTGACCTGTAAAAGGATAAACACATGGTTATTCTTATAATCAGAGAACAGACGGGAAGATCGGCAGAAAAAGGGGTTTAGCCACTCActgatggtgagactgcagtcATAGAAGCTGTAGCTCGGATAGCACTGACAGCCCCATTCTGTGCATTCTCCATTTCCATTGCAAAAGTTGGGGCAGCGCAGCGCCGTCACCACTTCCCCAGACGCTCCTGGCGCAGCTGCCACCTCCGATGCTCTCTGGGTCCGGTTTTCCAGCAACTTCCTCTCACACTCGTTCTCCAGATAGGGCAGCAGAGCCTCCTCCCAGCCCAGATCGTCTTTGAGCTGCAGGTCCAGGATGCACAGGTCCACTGCCTCGTCCAGGCGGCGTCCCAGCAGTCCCCGGCACACTGTGCCGACAGTGGAGTTTGCCAAAGCCATCTGGCACACTTCCAGAGCCTTGGCCGAGGTCAGGCCACTCGGCGTGGGCCACTGAGGCTGCACCTCTGGCCGCGCCTCCGCCAGGTGATCCTCTGGGAAAAAGTACGCCAAATTCTCCAAATCAGCCTGATTGAGGCTTTGAGCAGCGAAGACAGTGTGGAAATCAAAGGACACCTGTCTCCTCTGCCTGCTAACAGAAAACAGATGATCCTCCCCAAGCTCACTGTCTAGAGCAAGGTCGCTGTCGCTGTTTTGCTTGTTCTCACGGTGGAACTGAAGGTGCTTCCTCTCCAGAAGGTGACTGTTGAAGGCAGACATATCCAGGATGCCTTCCTGTCCTTCTCTACTCTTGATGTATTCCACCGTTGTGTCTATGGAGGGGAAGACGGACGTGTAATCCACGTTATCGTAAGCTATGCAGTTGCCGTGAGCGGAAGGGTTGTACAGGTTCCGTATCTCTCGGCCAGCGTGATGAGAGTGACCGTATCCTCTCTGGCACTGACAGAACGGCCTCCTGAACTCTTGCGGTGTTCCACGAGGCGTATTGTCGAATAAGCTCTCCCCTGGAGCGATCCTAGCACGCAGCAcgacaaggaaaaaaacacagaggaagtcTTTTTAGACTCACTTCACTTTGGTTAAAGAATCATCAGCAATTCAGACAAATGAGGTTCTAACAAAGCAAAGTACTTGTCTTCAGACTGACCTCCATTCCTGTATGAAGTGATGCACGTCATCAGGGCCATAAGCGTGACCATCGGAGCTGCGGAAGTCATTGTTGGCGTTGCGGTCAAAGGTGCCACAGAGGCCTTTTGTGTTACCGTAGTCGATGCTGGGCGCCCGCACAGACAGGCTCATCCCCCAGTCGCCCACATCGGCCCTAACAAAGGCCCCGGAGGGAAAGATCAACTACAAGAGGAGAGTCACATCCAGCACCTCATTAACATGACCTTCTCCAACATCAATCATTGTCATGATGTGCAGCATTCAACGATCTTTCCTAGCAAGCAGAGTGCATCCAGAAAATTTTTTTGAACCAGTGTCAAAATGTTCGGATACCTACGGTGACCTTCTTCCCCTGGTGGGACTCCAGAACCCGGACACGGCTGCCCTCCTCTTCACCGAGGTTCCTCAGTGTAAGCTGTGGTCGCGTCTCCCGCGGTTGGCCGTTGCACATGTCAAAGACGGCGACCTCGTTGCCCTCGCGCACTGCGACGCCACAGTTGCACGCGACGGCGTAGTGCCGGCTGCCACAGTCCCACTGGCGAGAGTGGACGTGGAACTCCCTGGCCAGGCTCTGGTAGAGGACGAAGGTGCCCGTCTGGTGGTTCTCATAACGTCTGCATTAGCAAAGGACATATATGTGGTGTTTCACCATAAATCATCAACTTATGGACACAAATGATCACTTAACAAGCGGTAAGGACAGGGGAATTACCTGCCGTCAAGTGTAATGATATGTGGGTCAGTCAGAGAGTAGCAAATGGAAGTGGGAATGTCTTGCGCTGTGACCTGGGGACaagcagaggtcagagaaaCAAAGATTAGGGAGGCCCCCACCCTCTGACCCCCCCTTAACCTTGGGCTTTGATGTTTTCACTACAAACAGATTCCCATCTGTTCTGTGGATCCGTCAGAGACGCAGTGTCTGGAGGCCTGACATCATGTCTTACATAACATAATAGCTAATGACCACTTTACTCTACGCACTCCCCCCTCCAACTTAATAAAGCAcagtataagtgtgtgtgtatatgtacacagtGTGGCAGAGAGACCTTTTAATAATCTCTAATTAAAGTCATATGTATTTAGATAATTATGTTGCTCTGCTGTTATTCTTCATTTAGTTCTGATGTCCAAGCTTCTTAAAGACTTCCACAAGAATGCCAAAGACGCATCTGTGCCCCATGCAGTTTGCAAATTACATTTAACAGCATCTTCAGTGACAGTTTCTTGAACATGACCAAAAATCCCCAAAAGCTCCTCAAACCCCACAGAACTTTGATGCTTCAAATCCCTTCCAGGAACCCCTAGAAGTCTCTCAGGGATGACAGGGCAGTCTCCTGGAGTACTCATTAATACTGATCCGAGAGCTCTTAAAGGTCCTTCACAAAACCCTTCAAGAATGGCTTGAACCTTTTTTATGAACCCTTGGAAGGCAAAGATCCTTAGATGATCTGCTGAAGCCTCTGAAGAGCCACAAATACCATTTATCTCCCAACCTCTGGACTCTCTATTGGACGACTCTGTTTTAAAATTTGAGGACCATGCAGACAAGTGGTGTTTCCACTTCGACTCACTTTAAGGGACACTGGGACGTAGCTCCTCCAGAGCCGCGGTGCACCGGGTCCGGGCAGAGTGGCGATCGTGCTCGGGCGGTTCCCGTCGCGCGTGAAGTCTGTGACAGCGGCGACAAAGAATGCCGCGTGACCGCAGCTGCCGTTGGCGCAGGCGCCGGCCTGGAGCTCCACCTGGCAGGCGGACAGCACCACGTTTGAGGCCTCGTGTCCAAGACTGTCTGTGGATGTCAACACAGTGGTTAAGCTATAGTGTTAATGGACGGCACACAGCTGCCTACAGGACTGTAATAACGTCTCCCTGTGATGATGTGCAGGACAAGTCGGAGCACAACAGGAGAAAAACCCCAAGCAGGAAAAAGCAGATTAATGTCAACAGCAGCGAGGAAAAGAGGGTGAGGATGGCAACGTGACCCTCTAATCATCTTTAAGTCCCTTTTTGTAGAGCATCAGGACCTCAATCTGTGGACAaaatttatgtttatgttgaaaTGCTATGTGCTAAAGCGGaggataataaaaacaaagcaattagAGGCCACTGTTTTGCTTTGATTGCAGTCGCTGACACTTTAAATATTGCCTTTCTTGTAGAACCCATTTGTCAAGTTAAGCCTGCACGACACTAGAGgatttttcaaatctgacttgattttaaaaacgtgggagaccacagacacaatgaaCTTTGTAACAGATTTTTAACGTTTCAATCCCGAGAGAGAACGCACACTAGACGATCCAtgaccacacacttggcgtttAATCAAACGTTTAGATTCCAGGGATTTTGGGATCCGACAGAAACTtgcgtgacttcagaatataaacatacATGAAGGCGGACTGTCGGCGCTGTCAATTAATAGccgttgtgtgtgtgcgatgttgttgtgctgagaaacgcaaAAATGACTGTGGActaagtcatggctgagaagaaggaatcaacttggcttgtacaagttacggttctaaacaaaagtacgaAGACTCTGATGCATCCAATGGCGATAATATCGTATAATTCAAAATCGTAAGGCGCCCATGATTGTCGGAAGGGCCAGATTGGGaccgaaatctggccaattaccCTCGAGTATGGGGCAAGCTGTGAGAGTATTAAGATTGTTGCGTTTGGTATATTATTCTGTTCCTCCACAACTTCCAATGGTTCCACTCAAACTGTAGACTTGTTATTATGTTCCTGTCGTTAGTTAAAGTTagtcaaaacattaaaaaagaaatctgctTTGCTGTAGGTCTGACCTGGGTCATGGACGCTCAGAGCCAGTGGGACCGCACATCGGTGGCCTTGCTCAGAGTTGTAGCAGGGGACGGGCACCGTGCTGTGGACGGTCACCATGTGCTCCTTTCCGTTCTCCGCTATCTGGAGCGAGTCTGGAGAAAACTGGAGAGGACAGAGCGAGTATTCGGTGAGTCTGGCCGGACACATTTCACCTCTGCGAGGTTCTGTCGTCTTTTCTGTTTACCTTTAGTCCGGCATAgaagctctcgctctctcttggGGTGGATCTGGAGCTGCTGCTTGAGTTGGCTCTGAACGCCGACACGCTGCAAGAGAACTGTAAAGAAAGATAAAAGCATCGCATAGGAATTTTGTATCCATCTGTTCCTTAAGAAAGAGAAACCTGTTGGACATAAGTCATCCCTGCTTGTAGTTTTATTCTTCGGCATCATTTAAAACTGGAAGATCCACTCATCACAGAACAAGATTGCAGAGCTTGAGTACACAAACACTCTCCAGAATACATTCCCGATGAGGAAACACTAACAATGCACGGCTGACGCTGTATTTGCCATTCATCAAAACATTCGCCCGCGTCGCTCGCCTGTGCTGCAGAACCCCCTCTGATCTGCGCCTCTAACAACTGAAGATGACCTTTCAACCCAGCTCAGCAGCAATATCAACATGTGTTAAATAAAGACGGGGGCCCCCGCGAGCGAGCCTGGCCTACTGCAACGCGTTCCAGACACAACTAATGCAAGTCTGGTGTCCAAATATGGACAGCGCAGTGGTCCGCAGCTGCACGGGGGGCTAATATCAGGTTTAAAGTCTAATACCTAAGTAGTTTTATGGTGAAAATGGGAGCTGTCAGCAGCCTCTGTGTTGCAGCTCTGTGGAAGTGAGTGATAGACGGAGTGTATTCATGACAATTGCTGGTAGACGTGTGCCGTTAGTCGACCTCAGTTGGCAGAAGATCAGTGAATGCATCGCTGCTGCTCGACTTGAGCTTGTTGCTGTCATTTCTCATTAACTGTCAGATTTGTGTTATTTCTGCTGCACAGATTTAGATTATATATGAGCATGGGGCGACTCTCCTGTATATTGTTCAGCGGCACAAGTTGACAGCGTGAGCATGTGTGCTTGAGGAATTCTTGTTTTCAGGCCAAAATGCATGCGAATAGTGATTTAATCTGGATTAGAGGCCTCACACAGTTGCTCAAAGCtgcagttaaattaaaaaaaacagttctgaTACGACAAAAAGTGTAGCTTTTAGATATAAAcacatcgtttctgttcacagaataataacaacaacccCACAAATCACTGCAGTGCTAAAAATCAACTGCACCAAGAGCCGGCGGATCAAATAATTTGAATCCCCCTCATGTCTTatggtgtaaaaacaaaaaaaacagctgatgctCATCTGACTGTGGACATGCATGACTAATGTGCAGCTGTATGAGTGTTGAGTCATTGAGGACAGAGCAGCAGAACAACttcattgtgttgtgtgtgtgtgtgtgtgtgttatcagtcCGTGTACAACAACTTCCCTAGAATTTAATGGGAAGATTGGAATGGAGGGAGTTTCAAATGAAAAGCAGGTGGATGGAGGATTTCCCAACCTGCGACTGATTAAACTTCCCGCAGTATTCCCCCTTGCCATTTCTTATCTGGATATGACACAcattgtttctgtgtctttccTCTGTGAGTTTAAACATATCCCCACCCCACTCCTCCCCTTCCCCTCCCTGTGAAACTTACCGTTTCCCCGAGCCTGAAGTAAACGCCGTCCATCTCCACGAGGGAGAATGGCTTCAGCGTGGACTCCTGTCTGATCTCAGCCTTCATGCTGTGGCCGATGTGTCTCGCCCAAACCACCTGGAAGCCCAGCGGCTGGCTCCACGGCGGCGGGACGAAGGAGCACCTCAGGTGGACGCTGTGGCCAATCAGCTCCGGGGTGATCGCCGGTCGGGAGGGCAGGGACGGCACGGCGGCTGAAAAATGGAGATTTTGCTATTCACGGCGTAAGCAAAACGAGATGAGATGAGGTATATGAAAAGAAACTCTTACCTCTGCATTGGCCATTGACTTCCACCTCGCCTGGTTGGCAGAGTCTTTGTCCCAACGTGGGAGAAACTGAAACACAAGATGACGCGATGATCTCACCATCATCGTCTGGAGTAAAATGTGAATGATTGACTTCCCTAATCCCCTAAACGTGTGTTCACCTTTGGCGCAGTATCCCATGCATCCCTGCGTGGGCTGCAGGTAGTAGAGCATGAACTCGCCGCAGTTCCGCACCGTGACGGGGATGCGGAAGAGGCAGCAGTCTTTGGTGCTGCCGTGGAAGAACTGCCACGTGGCGCAGGCAGAGAGCTGGCGTATCTCGCCGGGCCGCGGCAGCGAGGTGTCTCTGAGGGAGAGCCACACCGGCGCCTGTGTGCCACAGCGGTTCATCTGcagggaatgaatgaatgaatgaatgaatgaaataatcaATACCTGCAGTGAGAGGGATTGTTTGAGCCGTCAGCTTTCCTGAAGCATGAGcagattatgtttgtttttttacctcgaCGCAAGTGGTCGGCATCTCTGCCGGTTTGTTGTTGATCCTGAATCTGTACCAGCCCGGCGACAGCGAGTGGTCACAGATCAGGTCCTGGATGGCAGTGTTCTGGATCTCCGTGGAGTCAAAGTCAATGCTCCGGTAGGGATTGCGCAGAATCCGATGGCCGCCTGGGTAACACTCTGGTGCTGTGAGGAAGCAAAAAATGACAAGGGACAAGAGGTCACACGGTGTGGACCGCAAACTGCACGGTGCAGTGGAGCGGTGAAAACCAAACGTTGTGTACTCGGGGGGGAAACAACCCCCTGAATCCTCCCATGTTTACtcacaaataattaaaagcacaaaaaaacccaatttCTATCACTTTTATAcaagataaagaaaataaaaagtcaacaaTCCCAGGCCGGTTGCCGAAAGATTGAAAAAATGGTTTCAAGAAAGTGTGTATGGTGTGAATGTGTTAGGGGTTTTTTAAGGTGTCAGGAGGTGAGTTTCAGGAAAAGATCATTTCACCCCCAGTGGTTATCTAAATTGCTAAGAATAACATTCCTCTGAGCCTTCCACTTCTCTCCGAGTGCTTGGAGAAGCCTCAGAAGGCCGCCTGCAGCTGGAGGCTAAAACCACAGAACATGCAGGTTTCCACGCTGGAACACTctcaaaaaaaaagctccacatCTGTGAAGCTGAATGAGTCAAAGTTGTCAGCAGAGGCCTGTTCTTCACACACCGgaacaaaatgttgtttcacCTCCAGTGTTTCTGCTTCCTGTGTTTACGTTCTGTCGCAGTGGCTGAGTAAAGTCAGGGAAGACAAACAGTCTTCAGTGGGTATTTAGGATTTCTCTCTTTTGTCCGTCAAAGCCTTGAATGGACAGAGTTAGTGCCGGTGATCGcgagtctaaacaaggcctcaTGTTGACAGCCTCGTGAAAAGCAACTGCTCTTGTTTACATCTCCGCCTGTCTGCATGTGCACACGCCGTCTGGCACCTCCACGGACAAGACCTGAGGTCACAGGTTGTCCAAACAGCCACGTTTTTCtttgagggaggaggaggaggactttgGCTGCCGGATAAACCGTTCCAATTGGCGGCTTAATGAGTTTACAGAGCCACAGGGGAGCGGCaggtggggtggggtggtggTGAGCTAATGAAGCAGCTCCTGGGTGGAGAGGGAGATCCCACTGGGAGGGAGGCCCTCGGTGGCCCAGATGTGCGGGTGGGGTTACTCTGCGGGGAATTCTCCGGTTTCTCAGGAGAAGAAGATTAAATGAGGAGAGCGTGGTGTTAACATAACTGAGGTTACGGCTCAGTTTCCCAGAGGCTCGGTCAGTCAGAAACGAGTCTGAAGACTTATTTAACATACATGGGTTTTTCCTGAACTCCTCATttccttacacacacaaacaagctcTCCCTTTAATTTACTGATAAATATCTTCAAACCGAGTGGGGTTTTCCAATCTAAGATGCTCTGAAGATTGTTCTAATCTCTCTTTTAGCAGCTCACACTTgcaatatttgctttttttcaaaACGTGTCCTTGCAGTGATGACccacagcatttttttttacgatgTCCTGCCTTAAAGTTTACGATTGTGTGctttgatgtgttgttgtttgccCAGGAGACGGAAGAGACGTGTGTGAGGTGGAAGACAGGGTGGCATGTTGGATTTACAAGGACAACaagtacatttttgtttagtCACATCACAGCAGGACATCAGATCCCATGTCATCTTTAGTAaaaattttgatttgaaatcctTATATTGATCATGTTGAGATTTAGAACCAGAGGAATGACGTCAGAGCTGGGAAACTCTCAGCTAGAGGTTTGGAACTCAtgtaaaaaaagttttaaagttttaacaATCCcatttttaaactttatgagaacatgtgtgatggcagcagcagcagcagcagcagagacagaaagagaagagtTTGATGAAAGACGAAACAGTACGACGGGATGAGTCTGTTACAAACTCTTTTCCGTTCTTGTTTTGAATTAGCTGTGTTTTCTGAAGACTGCTCTCTGATTCTAATTACTACTTTGATTTTATTACTGCCTCTTTTGTTCTTACAGCACTTCTTAATCTCTTGTCATTGAGAGCAGGGGGGATTAGAGCTCCTGCTTGTTTGATGAAGCCATAGATAATAATTCATCTCTGGAGAAGAGAGAAC
Above is a window of Solea senegalensis isolate Sse05_10M linkage group LG2, IFAPA_SoseM_1, whole genome shotgun sequence DNA encoding:
- the si:ch211-246m6.5 gene encoding von Willebrand factor D and EGF domain-containing protein, whose protein sequence is MHCCAHGAARLLFPGLLRIALLWVVEFNVFAQHAPECYPGGHRILRNPYRSIDFDSTEIQNTAIQDLICDHSLSPGWYRFRINNKPAEMPTTCVEMNRCGTQAPVWLSLRDTSLPRPGEIRQLSACATWQFFHGSTKDCCLFRIPVTVRNCGEFMLYYLQPTQGCMGYCAKVSPTLGQRLCQPGEVEVNGQCRAAVPSLPSRPAITPELIGHSVHLRCSFVPPPWSQPLGFQVVWARHIGHSMKAEIRQESTLKPFSLVEMDGVYFRLGETFSCSVSAFRANSSSSSRSTPRESESFYAGLKFSPDSLQIAENGKEHMVTVHSTVPVPCYNSEQGHRCAVPLALSVHDPDSLGHEASNVVLSACQVELQAGACANGSCGHAAFFVAAVTDFTRDGNRPSTIATLPGPGAPRLWRSYVPVSLKVTAQDIPTSICYSLTDPHIITLDGRRYENHQTGTFVLYQSLAREFHVHSRQWDCGSRHYAVACNCGVAVREGNEVAVFDMCNGQPRETRPQLTLRNLGEEEGSRVRVLESHQGKKVTLIFPSGAFVRADVGDWGMSLSVRAPSIDYGNTKGLCGTFDRNANNDFRSSDGHAYGPDDVHHFIQEWRIAPGESLFDNTPRGTPQEFRRPFCQCQRGYGHSHHAGREIRNLYNPSAHGNCIAYDNVDYTSVFPSIDTTVEYIKSREGQEGILDMSAFNSHLLERKHLQFHRENKQNSDSDLALDSELGEDHLFSVSRQRRQVSFDFHTVFAAQSLNQADLENLAYFFPEDHLAEARPEVQPQWPTPSGLTSAKALEVCQMALANSTVGTVCRGLLGRRLDEAVDLCILDLQLKDDLGWEEALLPYLENECERKLLENRTQRASEVAAAPGASGEVVTALRCPNFCNGNGECTEWGCQCYPSYSFYDCSLTISQPVELTDLENSGLCDIRAFDCRSVRVFGLGFVDSADLSCHATRLKHMNGVWVAGEKQRTKATFLNSKALDCAVPSLSNAAVNSEDFMMDDKPYARWEIKVTNDGSQYSQAKVLTIYDGVCQVCEASRSGLCKLKERTCNVDGMCFAEGDSNPSSPCLLCDPAKSKFTWSVNQVNQPPDFHRPQSDLQTFAGENFVFQFAASDPEGSALLFQLEEGPSGAVLSPAGLLIWRVPALPEERSYSIRFTLSDECNAQSTITVEVNVVPCGCQNGGACVPDVTVPAGSGRYLCVCPEAKQGKLCDEDVDACSSAPCAVGKCVNAASGYRCECAAGLRGTTCSEDVNECETKPCFPGVLCFNSFGSYRCGPCPRGMMGNGTQCAAVARQAAIAPTSAPRTTVYKEPHVPPQQPPKMKTDTLRKTSSGSSTQTRAGVGRTIPRFDPGRSQAMTTIWRQTPGSRLNPIPGQAESNKSTTAITSSGSQIKTDVLKPNQENDRHSFRNNTYTVKTSIVKPEQPQNTDVKTPTVAQPPGNGRSASGSAQSSAVDISATCASRPCFPGVQCINRRPPHVGYVCGRCPPGLYGNGRVCTRNAKAASNHLPQQRTAGTISRSPHASGSKVSQLHLPNLPGRHGIKHLSTLVAPRPSQHHAPPHPGPASGRGGGTGRREAVTAYRDVTRTPGSPALSAANTHVTRQSASARAEARTYAATTSIAASRDVVPRVTVSQIHSATSVKVTPPAPRLSLTRDTTQAKLTTKHELHHLASTKAKPWTPPRPVLPLTAALTALSHSLSEFEFSADGDEPEAFSEGPEMIRLIPALTFTTPGRTIYSSVMQRATSVQPGVRTVAATTGTRATTCADLPCFPGVQCEPAADGGFGCGRCPVGYTGDGVACRAVCRHVCGRNMVCAAPNTCRCKPGYAGSDCLKAICEPECINGGVCVAPGVCQCLTGFHGDTCQEALCSSPCENGGTCVGRHTCSCPYGFVGPRCETMVCNRHCHNGGQCVSPDECMCPPGWTGPSCESALCSPVCLNGGVCVRPDACECPHGFYGAQCQNAVCSPPCKNGGVCMRNSVCSCPQGYTGRRCEKSVCEPMCMNGGRCVGPDVCDCPSGWRGKRCDKPSCLQKCVNGGECVGPNTCHCTPGWQGMLCQIPHCEQKCLYGSRCVRPNVCACRSGYSGSLCSRRLPIAHG